The Equus przewalskii isolate Varuska chromosome 5, EquPr2, whole genome shotgun sequence genome window below encodes:
- the XPOT gene encoding exportin-T isoform X1, which produces MFVEPSVGSEGACRSQQTPRTAARMDEQALLGLNPNADSDFRQRALAYFEQLKISPDAWQACAEALAQRTYSDDHIKFFCFQVLEHQVKYKYSELTTIQQQLIRETLISWLQAQMLNPQPEKTFIRNKAAQVFALLFVTEYLTKWPKFFFDILSVVGLNSRGVDLYLRILMAIDSELVDRDVVHTSEEARRNTLIKDTMREQCIPNLVESWYQILQNYQYTNSEVTCQCLEVVGAYVSWIDLSLIANDRFINMLLGHMSIEVLREEACDCLFEIVNKGMDPVDKMKLVESLCQVLQSAGFFSIDQEEDVDFLARFSKLVNGMGQSLIVSWTKLIKNGDIKNAQEALQAIETKVALMLQLLIHEDDDISSNIIGFCYDYLHILKQLTVLSDQQKANVEAIMLAVMKKLTYDEEYNFENEGEDEAMFVEYRKQLKLLLDRLAQVSPELLLASVRRVFSSTLQNWQTTRFMEVEVAIRLLYMLAEALPVSHGAHFSGDVSKASALQDMMRTLVTSGVSSYQHTSVTLEFFETVVRYEKFFTVEPQHIPCVLMAFLDHRGLRHASAKVRSRTAYLFSRFVKSLNKQMNPFIEDILNRIQDLLELSPPENGYQSLLSSDDQLFIYETAGVLIVNSEYPAERKQALMRNLLTPLMEKFKILLEKLMLAQDEERQASLADCLNHAVGFASRTSKAFSNKQTVKQCGCSEVYLDCLQTFLPALSCPLQKDVLRSGVRTFLHRMIICLEEEVLPFIPSASEHMLKDCEAKDLQELIPLINQITAKFKVQVSPFLQQMFMPLLRAIFEVLLRPAEDNDQSAALEKQMLRRSYFAFLQTVTGSGMSEVIANQGAENVERVLVTVIQGAVEYPDPIAQKTCFIILSKLVELWGGEDGPVGFADFVYKHIVPACFLAPLKQTFDLADAQTVLALSECAVTLKTIHLKRGPECVQYLQQEYLPSLQVAPEIIQEFCQALQQPDAKVFKNYLKVFFQRAKP; this is translated from the exons ATGTTTGTGGAGCCCTCTGTGGGATCCGAGGGTGCCTGTCGTAGTCAGCAGACTCCACGGACGGCAGCAAGGATGGATGAACAGGCTCTCCTAGGGCTAAACCCAAATGCCGACTCCGACTTCAGACAAAGG GCCCTGGCCTATTTTGAGCAGTTAAAGATTTCCCCAGATGCCTGGCAGGCGTGTGCAGAAGCTCTAGCCCAGAGGACATACAG tgatgATCACATAAAGTTTTTCTGCTTTCAAGTACTAGAACATCAAGTTAAATACAA ATATTCAGAACTAACTACTATTCAACAACAACTAATTAGGGAGACGCTCATATCTTGGCTTCAAGCTCAG ATGCTGAATCCCCAGCCAGAGAAGACCTTTATACGGAACAAGGCTGCCCAGGTCTTCGCCTTGCTCTTTGTTACAGAGTATCTCACGAAATGGCCCAAGTTTTTTTTCGACATTCTCTCAGTAGTGGGCCTAAATTCCAGGGGAGTAGATCTGTACCTCCGGATCCTCATGGCTATTGATTCAGAGTTGGTGGATCGTGATGTAGTGCATACATCAGAG gaggCTCGTAGGAATACGCTAATAAAAGATACCATGAGGGAACAGTGCATTCCAAACTTGGTGGAATCATGGTACCAAATCCTACAGAATTATCAGTATACTAATTCAGAAGTGACGTGTCAGTGCCTTGAAGTAGTTGGGGCTTATGTCTCCTGGATAGACTTATCCCTCATAGCCAATGATAG GTTTATAAATATGCTGCTAGGTCATATGTCAATAGAAGTTCTGCGGGAAGAAGCATGTGACTGTTTATTTGAAATTGTAAATAAAGGAATGGATCCTGTTGATAAAATGAAACTGGTAGAGTCTTTGTGTCAAGTATTACAGTCTGCTGGGTTTTTCAGCATTGACCAG GAAGAAGATGTTGACTTCCTGGCCAGATTTTCTAAGCTGGTAAATGGAATGGGACAGTCATTGATAGTCAGCTGGACTAAGTTAATTAAGAATGGTGACATCAAGAATGCTCAAGAGGCGCTGCAAGCTATCGAAACAAAAGTGGCACTAATGTTGCAGCTCTTAATTCATGAGGATGATGACATCTCTTCCAACATTATTGGATTTTGTTATGATTATCTCCATATTTTGAAACAG CTCACCGTGCTCTCGGATCAGCAGAAGGCTAATGTAGAG gcAATCATGCTGGCCGTTATGAAAAAATTGACTTATGATGAAGAATATAACTTTGAAAACGAG GGTGAAGATGAAGCCATGTTTGTAGAGTATAGAAAACAGCTGAAGTTGCTGTTGGACAGGCTCGCTCAAGTTTCCCCAGAGTTACTGCTGGCCTCTGTGCGCAGAGTGTTCAGTTCTACACTGCA GAATTGGCAGACTACACGGTTTATGGAAGTGGAAGTAGCAATAAGATTGCTGTATATGTTGGCAGAAGCTCTTCCAGTATCTCATGGTGCTCACTTCTCAGGTGATGTTTCAAAAGCTAGTGCTTTGCAGGATATGATGCGAACT TTGGTAACATCAGGAGTTAGTTCCTATCAGCATACATCTGTGACATTGGAGTTCTTCGAAACTGTTGTTAGATATGAAAAGTTCTTCACAGTTGAACCTCAGCACATTCCATGTGTACTA ATGGCTTTCCTAGATCACAGGGGTCTGCGGCATGCTAGCGCAAAAGTGCGGAGCAGAACTGCTTACCTCTTCTCTAGATTTGTCAAATCTCTCAA TAAACAAATGAATCCATTCATTGAGGATATTCTGAATAGAATACAAGATTTATTAGAGCTTTCTCCGCCT GAGAATGGTTACCAGTCTCTGCTGAGCAGCGATGATCAGCTCTTTATTTATGAGACAGCTGGAGTGCTGATTGTTAACAGTGAGTACCCAGCAGAGCGGAAGCAAGCGTTAATGAGGAATCTGTTGACTCCACTCATGGAGAAGTTTAAAATTCTGTTAGAAAAACTGATGCTGGCACAAGATGAAGAAAGACAGGCGTCTCTGGCTGACTGTCTCAATCATGCTGTTGGATTTGCCAG TCGAACCAGCAAAGCTTTCAGCAACAAGCAGACTGTGAAACAATGTGGCTGTTCCGAAGTTTATCTGGACTGTTTACAGACATTCCTGCCAGCACTCAGTTGTCCCTTACAAAAGGATGTTCTCAGAAGTGGAGTCCGCACTTTCCTCCATCGCATGATTATCTGCCTAGAGGAAGAAGTTCTTCCCTTCATCCCATCTGCGTCAGAACACATGCTCAAAGACTGCGAAGCAAAAGACCTCCAGGAGCTCATTCCTCTCATCAACCAGATCACAGCCAAATTCAAG GTACAGGTATCCCCATTTTTACAGCAAATGTTCATGCCTCTGCTCCGTGCCATTTTTGAAGTGCTGCTGCGACCAGCGGAGGACAACGACCAGTCTGCTGCCCTGGAGAAGCAGATGCTGCGGAGGAGCTACTTTGCCTTCCTGCAGACAGTCACGGGCAGTGGGATGAGCGAAGTCATAGCAAATCAAG GTGCAGAGAATGTGGAACGAGTACTGGTGACTGTCATTCAGGGAGCCGTCGAGTATCCAGATCCAATTGCCCAGAAAACCTGCTTTATCATCCTCTCCAAGCTGGTGGAACTCTGGG GAGGGGAAGATGGACCGGTGGGATTCGCTGATTTCGTCTATAAGCACATTGTCCCCGCGTGTTTCCTGGCACCTCTAAAACAGACCTTTGACCTGGCAGATGCACAGACAGTATTG GCTCTGTCCGAGTGTGCAGTGACACTGAAGACAATTCATCTCAAACGG
- the XPOT gene encoding exportin-T isoform X2, producing MFVEPSVGSEGACRSQQTPRTAARMDEQALLGLNPNADSDFRQRALAYFEQLKISPDAWQACAEALAQRTYRYSELTTIQQQLIRETLISWLQAQMLNPQPEKTFIRNKAAQVFALLFVTEYLTKWPKFFFDILSVVGLNSRGVDLYLRILMAIDSELVDRDVVHTSEEARRNTLIKDTMREQCIPNLVESWYQILQNYQYTNSEVTCQCLEVVGAYVSWIDLSLIANDRFINMLLGHMSIEVLREEACDCLFEIVNKGMDPVDKMKLVESLCQVLQSAGFFSIDQEEDVDFLARFSKLVNGMGQSLIVSWTKLIKNGDIKNAQEALQAIETKVALMLQLLIHEDDDISSNIIGFCYDYLHILKQLTVLSDQQKANVEAIMLAVMKKLTYDEEYNFENEGEDEAMFVEYRKQLKLLLDRLAQVSPELLLASVRRVFSSTLQNWQTTRFMEVEVAIRLLYMLAEALPVSHGAHFSGDVSKASALQDMMRTLVTSGVSSYQHTSVTLEFFETVVRYEKFFTVEPQHIPCVLMAFLDHRGLRHASAKVRSRTAYLFSRFVKSLNKQMNPFIEDILNRIQDLLELSPPENGYQSLLSSDDQLFIYETAGVLIVNSEYPAERKQALMRNLLTPLMEKFKILLEKLMLAQDEERQASLADCLNHAVGFASRTSKAFSNKQTVKQCGCSEVYLDCLQTFLPALSCPLQKDVLRSGVRTFLHRMIICLEEEVLPFIPSASEHMLKDCEAKDLQELIPLINQITAKFKVQVSPFLQQMFMPLLRAIFEVLLRPAEDNDQSAALEKQMLRRSYFAFLQTVTGSGMSEVIANQGAENVERVLVTVIQGAVEYPDPIAQKTCFIILSKLVELWGGEDGPVGFADFVYKHIVPACFLAPLKQTFDLADAQTVLALSECAVTLKTIHLKRGPECVQYLQQEYLPSLQVAPEIIQEFCQALQQPDAKVFKNYLKVFFQRAKP from the exons ATGTTTGTGGAGCCCTCTGTGGGATCCGAGGGTGCCTGTCGTAGTCAGCAGACTCCACGGACGGCAGCAAGGATGGATGAACAGGCTCTCCTAGGGCTAAACCCAAATGCCGACTCCGACTTCAGACAAAGG GCCCTGGCCTATTTTGAGCAGTTAAAGATTTCCCCAGATGCCTGGCAGGCGTGTGCAGAAGCTCTAGCCCAGAGGACATACAG ATATTCAGAACTAACTACTATTCAACAACAACTAATTAGGGAGACGCTCATATCTTGGCTTCAAGCTCAG ATGCTGAATCCCCAGCCAGAGAAGACCTTTATACGGAACAAGGCTGCCCAGGTCTTCGCCTTGCTCTTTGTTACAGAGTATCTCACGAAATGGCCCAAGTTTTTTTTCGACATTCTCTCAGTAGTGGGCCTAAATTCCAGGGGAGTAGATCTGTACCTCCGGATCCTCATGGCTATTGATTCAGAGTTGGTGGATCGTGATGTAGTGCATACATCAGAG gaggCTCGTAGGAATACGCTAATAAAAGATACCATGAGGGAACAGTGCATTCCAAACTTGGTGGAATCATGGTACCAAATCCTACAGAATTATCAGTATACTAATTCAGAAGTGACGTGTCAGTGCCTTGAAGTAGTTGGGGCTTATGTCTCCTGGATAGACTTATCCCTCATAGCCAATGATAG GTTTATAAATATGCTGCTAGGTCATATGTCAATAGAAGTTCTGCGGGAAGAAGCATGTGACTGTTTATTTGAAATTGTAAATAAAGGAATGGATCCTGTTGATAAAATGAAACTGGTAGAGTCTTTGTGTCAAGTATTACAGTCTGCTGGGTTTTTCAGCATTGACCAG GAAGAAGATGTTGACTTCCTGGCCAGATTTTCTAAGCTGGTAAATGGAATGGGACAGTCATTGATAGTCAGCTGGACTAAGTTAATTAAGAATGGTGACATCAAGAATGCTCAAGAGGCGCTGCAAGCTATCGAAACAAAAGTGGCACTAATGTTGCAGCTCTTAATTCATGAGGATGATGACATCTCTTCCAACATTATTGGATTTTGTTATGATTATCTCCATATTTTGAAACAG CTCACCGTGCTCTCGGATCAGCAGAAGGCTAATGTAGAG gcAATCATGCTGGCCGTTATGAAAAAATTGACTTATGATGAAGAATATAACTTTGAAAACGAG GGTGAAGATGAAGCCATGTTTGTAGAGTATAGAAAACAGCTGAAGTTGCTGTTGGACAGGCTCGCTCAAGTTTCCCCAGAGTTACTGCTGGCCTCTGTGCGCAGAGTGTTCAGTTCTACACTGCA GAATTGGCAGACTACACGGTTTATGGAAGTGGAAGTAGCAATAAGATTGCTGTATATGTTGGCAGAAGCTCTTCCAGTATCTCATGGTGCTCACTTCTCAGGTGATGTTTCAAAAGCTAGTGCTTTGCAGGATATGATGCGAACT TTGGTAACATCAGGAGTTAGTTCCTATCAGCATACATCTGTGACATTGGAGTTCTTCGAAACTGTTGTTAGATATGAAAAGTTCTTCACAGTTGAACCTCAGCACATTCCATGTGTACTA ATGGCTTTCCTAGATCACAGGGGTCTGCGGCATGCTAGCGCAAAAGTGCGGAGCAGAACTGCTTACCTCTTCTCTAGATTTGTCAAATCTCTCAA TAAACAAATGAATCCATTCATTGAGGATATTCTGAATAGAATACAAGATTTATTAGAGCTTTCTCCGCCT GAGAATGGTTACCAGTCTCTGCTGAGCAGCGATGATCAGCTCTTTATTTATGAGACAGCTGGAGTGCTGATTGTTAACAGTGAGTACCCAGCAGAGCGGAAGCAAGCGTTAATGAGGAATCTGTTGACTCCACTCATGGAGAAGTTTAAAATTCTGTTAGAAAAACTGATGCTGGCACAAGATGAAGAAAGACAGGCGTCTCTGGCTGACTGTCTCAATCATGCTGTTGGATTTGCCAG TCGAACCAGCAAAGCTTTCAGCAACAAGCAGACTGTGAAACAATGTGGCTGTTCCGAAGTTTATCTGGACTGTTTACAGACATTCCTGCCAGCACTCAGTTGTCCCTTACAAAAGGATGTTCTCAGAAGTGGAGTCCGCACTTTCCTCCATCGCATGATTATCTGCCTAGAGGAAGAAGTTCTTCCCTTCATCCCATCTGCGTCAGAACACATGCTCAAAGACTGCGAAGCAAAAGACCTCCAGGAGCTCATTCCTCTCATCAACCAGATCACAGCCAAATTCAAG GTACAGGTATCCCCATTTTTACAGCAAATGTTCATGCCTCTGCTCCGTGCCATTTTTGAAGTGCTGCTGCGACCAGCGGAGGACAACGACCAGTCTGCTGCCCTGGAGAAGCAGATGCTGCGGAGGAGCTACTTTGCCTTCCTGCAGACAGTCACGGGCAGTGGGATGAGCGAAGTCATAGCAAATCAAG GTGCAGAGAATGTGGAACGAGTACTGGTGACTGTCATTCAGGGAGCCGTCGAGTATCCAGATCCAATTGCCCAGAAAACCTGCTTTATCATCCTCTCCAAGCTGGTGGAACTCTGGG GAGGGGAAGATGGACCGGTGGGATTCGCTGATTTCGTCTATAAGCACATTGTCCCCGCGTGTTTCCTGGCACCTCTAAAACAGACCTTTGACCTGGCAGATGCACAGACAGTATTG GCTCTGTCCGAGTGTGCAGTGACACTGAAGACAATTCATCTCAAACGG